The Elusimicrobia bacterium HGW-Elusimicrobia-1 genomic sequence GACCTGTCCGGCAGCGAGCCCGCGCATTCCGTAAAAATCTTTCGCGCGGAGCCGTCGCCCGTCTGAAAAACGAAACGGCCGATGTTCTCGGCCAAATCCAGATACGGCTTCATCGAGCCGAAAGATTCCGCGTCGAGTGCCGGCAGGTTCAGAGCGTTTCTTATGGCTCCTTTTTCGAAAAAATCCGCCACGCATTCGGCTATCTCGCGGGCTATCTTGACCTGCGCTTCCTGAGTCGAAGCGCCCAAGTGCGGGGTGACGACGTCGGCGGCGTCGATAAGCGTAAAATCTTCGGGCGGCTCTTTGGCAAAAACGTCCACGGCCGCGCGCACCCGCCCCGACAAAACCGCCTCGGCCAGGTCTTTCTCGTTGACTATGGGGCCGCGGGCGGCGTTTATGATGCAGGCGCCTTTCTTCATTCCCGCGATAGAATCCTTGTTTATCAGATTTTTCGTCGAATCATTAAGCGGCAGATGAAGAGAAACTATGTCGGACACTTTCAGCACATCGTCCAGCGATGCGGCGGATTCCGCCTCCATCGACTTGGCGAAATCTCCGGCTACGAAAGGGTCGTAAACCAGTATTTTCATTCCGAAACTTTTGGCGCGCGCGGCGACTTCGCGGGCGATGCGGCCGAAACCGACCAGCCCCAGCGTCTTTCCGGGAAGTTCCGCGCCGATGAATTTTTCGCGTTCCCACTTGTGGGATTTAAGAGACGCGTGCGCGGCGGGAATGTTACGCGCGAGGGCCAGCATAAGAGCCATAGTGTGCTCGGCCGCGGCTATGGTGTTTCCGCCGGGCACGTTCATCACGGCGACGCCTTTTTCCGTCGCGGCGGCCATATCCACGTTGTCTACGCCGGTTCCGGCGCGAGCGACAAGTTTAAGTTTTTTTGCGGCGGAGAGCACGTCGCGGGTCACTTTGACCTCGGAGCGTATGAGCAGTCCGTCGGCGTCGGCGATGAGTTTTTTGAACTCCTGCGCGTCGGGCTTGGGATGCACGGCCACGTTGAAATTTTTATTCGAGAGCAACGCTTCAAGTCCTTCGCTGCTCTTGTAGGTCATCAGTATTTTAAACATAATTTATGCGCTCCGTCGGGGGGAAGTCATTTTAATTTTTCCTCGACGGCGGCCACGCCTGCGCCGGCGGCGAATTTATATCCGAGTTTCGAGAGGGTCATTTCCAGAGCCGCAAATCCCACGAGCAAATCCGGGCGGGTGATGTATCCCATATGGGCGAGGCGGAAAATTTTGCCTTTGAGACGCTCCTGCCCGCCCGCTATAGAAACCCCGTAATCCAAACGCATCGTTTTGACTATAAGCCCGCCGTCCAAGCCGTCGGGGACTTTCGCGCTGGTAACTACCCGGCACGGATTTGAGGCAAAAAGCTCCATTCCCAGCGCCTTCACGCCGGCGCGGGCGGCCTCGGCCATCAACAAATATTCCGACCACATTTTTTCAAGCGTGA encodes the following:
- a CDS encoding phosphoglycerate dehydrogenase — translated: MFKILMTYKSSEGLEALLSNKNFNVAVHPKPDAQEFKKLIADADGLLIRSEVKVTRDVLSAAKKLKLVARAGTGVDNVDMAAATEKGVAVMNVPGGNTIAAAEHTMALMLALARNIPAAHASLKSHKWEREKFIGAELPGKTLGLVGFGRIAREVAARAKSFGMKILVYDPFVAGDFAKSMEAESAASLDDVLKVSDIVSLHLPLNDSTKNLINKDSIAGMKKGACIINAARGPIVNEKDLAEAVLSGRVRAAVDVFAKEPPEDFTLIDAADVVTPHLGASTQEAQVKIAREIAECVADFFEKGAIRNALNLPALDAESFGSMKPYLDLAENIGRFVFQTGDGSARKIFTECAGSLPDRSQYFITLAYLKGFLSPSMDEPVSYVNAMAVARSRGIEILESSPRSAGGYHALVTFRAQSASGQEISVGGTVFADHIAKIVRVNGLAVDVAPSGCMLFLTNIDRPGIIGRIGTLLGERGINIAGMDVARREAGGEALTFVNIDACPARDILGAISSIEGVKQVRYVEF